One genomic window of Corvus moneduloides isolate bCorMon1 chromosome 14, bCorMon1.pri, whole genome shotgun sequence includes the following:
- the TAF7L gene encoding transcription initiation factor TFIID subunit 7-like — protein sequence MSKGKDDAPHELESQFVLRLPPEYASTVRRAVQSGNVNLKDRLTIELHADGRHGIVRVDRVPLAAKLVDLPCIIESLKTIDKKTFYKTADICQMLVCTVDGDLYPPLEEQTVSTDPKANKKKDKDREKKFIWNHGITLPLKNVRKRRFRKTAKKKYIESPDVEKEVKRLLSTDAEAVSVRWEVIAEDETKEVDNHGSLTSLDISSPGMSGHKQGHGSSEHDELREIFNDISSSSEDEDERDHHDDEDLNIMDTEEDLERQLQDKLNESDGQQQENEGSNQIAMGIQKQIDNLKSKLQETQDRRKRQEDLIMKVENLALKTRLQAVLDEFKQQEEREKQQMASLQEQLESLMEK from the exons ATGAGCAAGGGCAAGGACGATGCTCCGCACGAGCTCGAGAGCCAGTTTGTGCTGCGGCTGCCGCCG GAATATGCCTCCACTGTACGGCGAGCAGTCCAGTCCGGGAATGTCAACCTGAAGGACAGGCTCACCATTGAACTGCACG cgGACGGGCGCCATGGGATTGTCCGTGTGGACCGGGTGCCACTGGCAGCCAAGCTGGTGGATCTGCCCTGCATCATCGAGAGCTTAAAAACCATTGACAAGAAAACCTTCTACAAGACAGCAGATATTTGCCAG ATGCTCGTTTGCACTGTGGATGGTGATCTCTACCCACCTTTGGAAGAGCAAACCGTGAGCACTGACCCCAAGGCAAACAAGAAGAAGGACaaggacagagagaagaaattcaTATGGAACCATGGCA TCACTCTTCCCCTGAAAAATGTACGGAAGCGGCGATTCCGGAAGACAGCTAAGAAGAAG TATATCGAGTCTCCTGATGTGGAAAAAGAGGTGAAGCGTCTCCTGAGCACGGATGCTGAAGCTGTCAGTGTCC GCTGGGAAGTCATTGCTGAAGACGAAACAAAAGAAGTGGACAACCATGGTTCACTCACCAGCCTGGACATCTCCTCCCCAGGGATGTCAGGGCATAAGCAAGGCCATGGCTCCTCAG AACATGATGAACTGCGGGAGATATTTAATGatatcagcagcagcagcgaggaTGAAGATGAGAGGGATCATCACGATGATGAAGACCTGAACATCATGGACACTGAGGAAGACTTGGAGAGACAACTGCAGGACAAGCTGAATGAGTCtgatgggcagcagcaggagaatgAGGGGTCCAACCAGATCG CCATGGGCATCCAGAAACAGATTGACAACCTGAAAAGTAAACTCCAGGAAACTCAAGACAGGAGGAAGCGCCAAGAAGATCTCATCATGAAAGTGGAGAACCTTGCCCTCAAG ACCCGTCTCCAGGCCGTGCTGGATGAGTtcaagcagcaggaagagcGTGAGAAACAGCAG ATGgcatccctgcaggagcagctggagtcCCTCATGGAGAAGTGA
- the LOC116450949 gene encoding magnesium transporter NIPA2-like, protein MGAGFGAGLGLALASSAFIGGSFVLKKKGLLRLCGRGRARAGQGGHAYLREWLWWAGLLCMGVGEAANFAAYAFAPATLVTPLGALSVLVSAVLSSIFLNEQLNVHGKIGCILSILGSTVMVIHAPQEEEVSSLESMAEKLKDPGFIVFAVCVLVSSLLLIFVAGPRYGQSNVLVYVLVCSAIGSLSVSCVKGLGIALKELFSGKPVLKEPLGWVLLVCLVICISIQINYLNKALDIFNTSVVTPIYYVLFTTAVMMCSAILFKEWQHMVLDNIIGSISGFLTIVSGIFLLHAFRDMPFTPNLLPLFLQPGRPDRHQSCQHQPLLPSEDKGSQSAEEEEEEEEEEEK, encoded by the exons ATGGGGGCCGGGTTcggcgcggggctggggctggccctgGCCTCCAGCGCCTTCATCGGCGGCAGCTTCGTGCTGAAGAAGAAGGGGCTGCTCCGGCTGTGCGGCCGCGGCCGCGCCAGGGCAG GGCAAGGAGGGCACGCGTACCTGcgagagtggctttggtgggcgGGGCTGCTGTGCA TGGGAGTTGGAGAAGCTGCAAATTTCGCTGCCTATGCCTTTGCCCCTGCAACACTGGTAACTCCACTGGGTGCTCTAAGTGTCCTTGTTAG tgCAGTTCTGTCTTCCATCTTCTTGAATGAGCAGCTGAATGTTCATGGGAAGATTGGCTGCATTCTGAGTATCCTGGGCTCCACTGTGATGGTGATCCATGCTCCACAGGAAGAAGAGGTTTCCAGCCTGGAATCAATGGCAGAGAAGCTCAAAGATCCAG gATTCATTGTATTTGCTGTGTGTGTCCTGGTGAGCTCCCTTCTGCTCATCTTTGTGGCTGGACCCCGTTACGGGCAGAGCAACGTCCTGGTTTATGTTTTGGTCTGCTCTGCCATTGGCTCACTGTCCGTATCCTGTGTCAAAGGCCTGGGGATTGCCCTGAAAGAATTGTTCTCTGGGAAGCCAGTCCTGAAAGAACCCCTGGGTTGGGTGCTCCTGGTGTGCCTGGTGATCTGCATCAGCATCCAGATCAACTACCTGAACAAAGCCCTGGACATTTTCAACACCTCTGTGGTCACACCCATTTACTACGTGCTGTTCACCACAGCAGTCATGATGTGCTCAGCCATCCTCTTCAAGGAGTGGCAGCACATGGTGCTGGACAACATCATCGGCTCCATCAGCGGCTTCCTCACCATCGTGTCCGGCATCTTCCTCCTGCACGCCTTCAGGGACATGCCCTTCACCCCCAacctcctgcccctcttcctgcagccaggcaggccAGACAGACATCAGTCCTGTCAGCACCAGCCTCTGCTGCCCTCAGAGGACAAGGGCTCTCAgagtgcagaggaggaggaggaggaggaggaggaggaggagaagtga
- the TIMM8A gene encoding mitochondrial import inner membrane translocase subunit Tim8 A, whose product MDAPSAAGLGGADPQLQRFIEVETQKQRFQQLVHQMTELCWEKCMDKPGPKLDSRAETCFVNCVERFIDTSQFILNRLEQTQKSKSAFSESLSD is encoded by the exons ATGGACGCGCCGTCCGCCGCCGGGCTGGGCGGGGCCGACCCCCAGCTTCAGCGCTTCATCGAGGTGGAGACGCAGAAGCAGcgcttccagcagctggtgcacCAGATGACCGAGCTCTGCTGG GAGAAGTGCATGGACAAGCCGGGCCCGAAGCTGGACAGCCGGGCTGAGACGTGCTTCGTGAACTGCGTGGAGCGCTTCATCGACACGAGCCAGTTCATCCTGAACCGGCTGGAGCAAACGCAGAAGTCCAAGTCGGCCTTCTCGGAAAGCCTGTCCGACTGA